ACCGGCGTTGCAGGCGGTGTCCTCGGCACCCTCGCGGTGACCGGGGCGGCGGCGGCCAACGCCGCTGAGAAGCCCGTCGAGTCGACGATGGAGATGCCGGCGATCAACGCCGCCCTCGCCGCCTCCATCACGCAGAGCGCCGCCTCCACGCACCAGGCCGCCTTCGACTACGAGGTCCAGGCGCAGCAGGAGAAGGCCGAGGGCGAGGCCCGCGCCGAGGCCAAGAAGGTCAAGGACGAGGCCGACCGCAAGGCCGAGGCCGAGAAGAAGGTCGCCGAGGCCAAGGAGAAGGAGGCCGCGCAGGCCCGCGCCTCCCGCACCTCCGACCGTTCGGACCTGGGCACCAAGTCCGCTTCCGCCGACTCCTCCGAGGGCACCGAGACCGCAGGCTCCGGCTCCACCGCCGGTTCCTCCGCCACGGGCTCGGCCGCGACGCTGGTCTCCTACCTCAAGGCGCAGGTCGGCAAGGCGTACGTGATGGGCTCCACCGGCCCCTCCTCCTTCGACTGCTCGGGCCTGGTCATGTCGGCCTACAGCCAGATCGGCATCGACCTCCCCCGCATCTCGCAGGACCAGTCGACGGCGGGCACCGCGGTGTCCCTCGACAACCTCCAGGTCGGCGACATCCTCTACTGGGGCTCCGCCGGCAGCGCGTACCACGTGGGCGTGTACATCGGCGACGGCAAGTTCATCGGCGCGCAGAACCCGAGCACGGGTGTCGTCGAGCGCTCGATGAGCTACTCCCCGCCGACGGGTGCCGTTCGCGTCATGTGACGCGGGGTACCCCCAGCATTCTTCCGAAGGCCGCCGTTCCCTCCGCTCGGGACGGCGGCCTTCGCCGTGTGCGGCGGACGCCCCGACGCGGGACAATTCGCTTGGCCGCCGAGTGTTTTGCCGCGACAATCCCGGTATGGCACGAACCTTTGAGGAACTGGTGGCCGAGGCCGAGACCGTCCCGGTCGACGGCTGGGACTTCTCCTGGCTGGACGGCCGGGCCACCGAACAGCGCCCCTCCTGGGGCTACCAGCGCACGATGGGCGAGCACCTGGCCCGCGCGTCCGCCGCTCTCGACATCCAGACGGGCGGCGGTGAGGTCCTCGCCGGGGTGCCGAAGCTGCCCGCCCTGATGGTGGCCACGGAATCCTGGCCGCCGAACGTCACCAAGGCGACCGAGCTGCTGCACCCGCTCGGGGCGGTCGTCGTCGCGGACCCCGACGAGCCGCCCCTGCCGTTCGCCGACGCGGCCTTCGACCTGGTGACCAGCCGTCACCCCGCCACGGTGTGGTGGTCGGAGATCGCCCGGGTGCTCCGGCCCGGCGGCACCTACCTCGCCCAGCACGTCGGCCCGGCCAGCGTCTTCGAGCTGGTCGAGTACTTCCTCGGCCCGCAGCCCGAGGAGATCCGCCGCAGGCGCCACCCCGACGACGAACGGCGGGAGGCGGAGGCGGCCGGCCTTCAGGTCCACGACCTGCGGCTGGAGTCCCTGCGGACCGAGTTCTTCGACATCGGCGCGGTGATCTACTTCCTGCGTAAGGTGATCTGGATGGTCCCCGGCTTCACCGTCGACCGGTACCGCGACCGGCTGCGCGAGCTCGACGAACGCATCCGGGCCGAGGGCCCCTTCGTCGCGCACGCGACCCGCTTCCTGATCGAGGCCCGCAAGCCGGCCTGACGCCGCCTGCCCTAGTCCGGCCAGGACAGGGTGGTCAGGTCGCGGAGGGATTCGGCGGGGGCCAGCAGGCCCTTGGGGGCGTCGCGGAACCGGGAGCTGACCAGCCCCACCAGCGCACCGGTCCCGACGTGGAAGGCCGGAGCGCCCCCGAGGCCGGGGACGAGCTCTCCCTCCACCCGCACCCAGCTACCGGTCCGGCCCTTGACCTCCAGCAGGCACGAATAGTGCCCCGCCGGCTTGTGATCGCTGCCGTATCCGCTGACCAGCAGTCGGCTGCCCGGGGAGGGCTGCATGTCGATCTCGACGGCCGGCACGGACGCGGCGACGGGAGAGGCCAGCCGCAGTACCGCCAGCCTCGGGAATGCCTCCGGACTCGTCCGGTCCTCGGACGGCAGCCACTCCACCACGGTCGCGTCCACGCGCTTGTTGTTCGCTACGACCGCCACCGGCTCCGCTGTGCCAGGGGGCCCGATCGCCGACCACGTGGTGACGACGGTCGTGGGGCCGAGGAGCAGGCCGTTGCTCATGATCCGGCCATCGATCAGCAACTGCACCGTCATGGCATCGGCGAACCGCTCGTCGATGCCCGTCTCCGTCGAGCTGATGTTGTAGACGACATCGCCGTGGATGACGTTGCGATGCGCGCTCCCGTCGCCGCCCACGGGGCCGACGGCCGTCGACCCGCCCGGCCCGTCCTCGCGTGGACCGTCTTCGGTCTCGGCTTCGGCCAGTTGTCGTTCGAGCTGGTCACAGCGTTCCTCCGCCTGCCGGTGCAAGGCCCGGGCCTGCTCCAGCTCCTCCTTCAGCTGCCGGATCTCCGCGCACAGCCGCGCCCGTTCGGCACCCCTGTCCATGCCGTCGGCATCCCCGTCGTCGACGGGTGGCCCGGGGTCCAGGGAGATCGAGGCCTGGAGTTCACGGAACTGCATCTGCAGGTCCCGGATGCGATGCTCCCGGTCCCGCAGGGTGTCCTCCAGCCACCGCTCGCGCGTGGCCACCCGCCGTGCCTGCTCATCGGCCAGCGCCAACCGCTGTTCGAGCAGTTGAATCCTGTGGGTGGGGCTCTTGCCCGCCTCGAGCGCGGCGAGGTGCAGGGAGCGCAGCATCTCCGTCGTCTCGGCGGTCGGCACCGTGCCCCGTTCCTCCGCGACGTCGTGCAGCAGGTTGAGGACGAACTCCCACGGCGGCAGCCGTTGGCCACTGAGGTAGCGGGAGATCGTCGAGGAGTCATAGCGCCTGCGGGCGGCATAGCGCCTCTCGGAGATCCTCAGCCCCACGAAGAGCCCGCGCAATGCTTCCGCCAGTGCCCGCATCTCGCGCGAGAGCCCCTGCCCGAACTGCCGTAACTCCGTCACGGAATCCCCCGATCGCCGCTCGGGTGCTGCCGACCGCCCGGCAGCACCGCTGCACCTGCCGCAGCACACCCCTCCCCCTCGACCGTGGGTGATACACCACAGCAAGCGGGGGAGAGCCTCAATGCGCAACAACAAGCAGGGGTCGCACGACCTCATCGTCTTCGTCGCCGTACTCGCCACGGGCATCGTCCTCATCTGCCTGGGCGTGGCGCCGCAGTCCCTGGCGACGATCGCCATCGCACTGTCCGGCCTGTACGCGTCGTGGCGCGGCGGCCGGCCCGGCCCCCGGGCGTGAACC
The window above is part of the Streptomyces syringium genome. Proteins encoded here:
- a CDS encoding C40 family peptidase, coding for MSPNAQITSHRKPRRATQSWVVRTGVAGGVLGTLAVTGAAAANAAEKPVESTMEMPAINAALAASITQSAASTHQAAFDYEVQAQQEKAEGEARAEAKKVKDEADRKAEAEKKVAEAKEKEAAQARASRTSDRSDLGTKSASADSSEGTETAGSGSTAGSSATGSAATLVSYLKAQVGKAYVMGSTGPSSFDCSGLVMSAYSQIGIDLPRISQDQSTAGTAVSLDNLQVGDILYWGSAGSAYHVGVYIGDGKFIGAQNPSTGVVERSMSYSPPTGAVRVM
- a CDS encoding class I SAM-dependent methyltransferase, which produces MARTFEELVAEAETVPVDGWDFSWLDGRATEQRPSWGYQRTMGEHLARASAALDIQTGGGEVLAGVPKLPALMVATESWPPNVTKATELLHPLGAVVVADPDEPPLPFADAAFDLVTSRHPATVWWSEIARVLRPGGTYLAQHVGPASVFELVEYFLGPQPEEIRRRRHPDDERREAEAAGLQVHDLRLESLRTEFFDIGAVIYFLRKVIWMVPGFTVDRYRDRLRELDERIRAEGPFVAHATRFLIEARKPA
- a CDS encoding trypsin-like peptidase domain-containing protein codes for the protein MTELRQFGQGLSREMRALAEALRGLFVGLRISERRYAARRRYDSSTISRYLSGQRLPPWEFVLNLLHDVAEERGTVPTAETTEMLRSLHLAALEAGKSPTHRIQLLEQRLALADEQARRVATRERWLEDTLRDREHRIRDLQMQFRELQASISLDPGPPVDDGDADGMDRGAERARLCAEIRQLKEELEQARALHRQAEERCDQLERQLAEAETEDGPREDGPGGSTAVGPVGGDGSAHRNVIHGDVVYNISSTETGIDERFADAMTVQLLIDGRIMSNGLLLGPTTVVTTWSAIGPPGTAEPVAVVANNKRVDATVVEWLPSEDRTSPEAFPRLAVLRLASPVAASVPAVEIDMQPSPGSRLLVSGYGSDHKPAGHYSCLLEVKGRTGSWVRVEGELVPGLGGAPAFHVGTGALVGLVSSRFRDAPKGLLAPAESLRDLTTLSWPD